In the Euwallacea fornicatus isolate EFF26 chromosome 30, ASM4011564v1, whole genome shotgun sequence genome, TCTTTGACCTTGGTGGCCAACTTGTATTGCGCCAAAGCGTCTAAGTACTGCAGCTTTGTGCAGTCTTTGACTCGAATTTTTGTTCCGTTGGGCACCAGTTCGACCTGCAGTTGTACGcgtttataaacaataaaggAAAACCTGTTTGTAGTACCGCTCTGTCCAACTGCCCAGTATGGTCGTAttcttcttcaacaaaataGACCTCAGTCTCGATTTCGTCTATATTGTTTTCTAATAGatacttaatttttgttaagtaGAGATCTGGATCATCTTGTTCAAAATACTGAAAAACAATAGTAAATCAAAAAAGCAATAAAGCGTGAGACCTAAAAATACCTTGTAATGAACCCGAAGACCAATGACTTGAGCCAAAAATGATCTCGTAAATCTTGCTCGCACTAGTTGCCTGTAGGACCCTCCCAAGGCAGTTTCATAAAGACATTTGCCAACCACTGCGTAAAgaaaagaatgtttttttttctttgacaaagaataaataaatatggagCACCTTTTCCAGCAAATTCGTAATGCTTCAGTTTCAAACTGGGAGGTCTATTGGGGTTGGGATGCACTAGCGATTGCTGCCCTTCGTGAAAACTGCAAAATAACCCGTGTTTAGCGTCGAAGAGTTGAGCGCAGATGAGCTCGAACCATTCTCGTCGTAATCCTCCCCAATCAATTCCTGCAAGCAATAGAAACAGGCTGTAAAATGCTCGTTAATTCTTATTCATCACATAAAGAAACCCTTTGCCATTTTATCACCGTCACATAACATTAATCATTCTATGTGTGTATAATACTACCTTGTTCTCCCGAAAacgtaatttcaaaattcttgcACCAGTCCGAGACTGAGAAGTTCTTGGTGGACTTCATACTGCTTTCCAGCAATTTATCCCTTTTCACTTCCATCGCTAGCTTTTCACGATAGTGTTTCTGGTGATATTTTCTCACTTCGTGATAGAAAAAATCTTGTTTGTCCTGCAATACTTCCGTGTAGATTTGACATAACTAGTGGGGTTGGAATTTCTCACTTTGAAAGTTTCGGATCCTCCCATATTCTTGAGGAGGAATTGCGCGAAAGTTGCAGCTATAACGTTTCGCTCCTTAGAGATCAACTCGACGCGTGGTTGGCAACCGTcgtcaattaaaaatgaatcatTGCCTTTGTCGGTTAGTTTAAGAGTCTCCGATTGAAATATGAACTAAAAAAGATGTGTAAGTCACGGAAAATGATTGCTTAACGGAGTAGTACTTTAGTCGACGGGCATAACCTAAAAGTGAATAGTCTCTTTGGTATAAATCTTAGAATCAGCTCTTTGACTATCAGTTGCTTCGGAGATACGTAACACAGCACCTTTTTGGGCTTAACTAGTAAGTCGCCTTTGACGCTGATCAGTTTCGCGTCGTAGCAGATATTGTGGCTTTTTATCGCCACGTTTTTTTGGACTAAAGTTGAATCCACACCTAGACCACCATTAATAATCTCAAATCGGAATTATTACACAAACTTACTGTTTAAAACGATAATGTCGAAGTCCCCATTATGAAGCTCCATCCCATTGTACTTTATCGTGGCATGGTAACATCCTTCTTTGGCAAATTTCAACTGAACGCTCACTCTATTTGTGTTCCAGTCATAGTCTAAAGTTACCGAATAGTTGTCCTCGCAATCCATTATACTATTTTGTGAAGCGGCTCCTAAAGGAGCTATCTGAACTAAATAACCCTGAAATAGCGGGTTGACGAGTCGTTGTATAGTTTGGGGATAGATCCACGTACCTCTGTGGGGGTACGATCGGAAtcatatttacaaatattgCCATATTCATCTCTCGGCTCGATGTATAAGAGATGAGCCACGCTGGCTGTACAAACTACAGTGCTACAGTGTCTGATCACTACAGTGCGTTGCGCGTACGCTGGCCCCGCCACGAACGCTGTAAAAAAAGGGCTTCCTGCCACATGATGGTTGTTCACCATGACCGAAACCCTATAAAGCATTACCtacaatttcattttccgTGGAGCTGAATTTGCTTACCGGTATTGGCCAGCATGGCGGACGGTAAACATGACTTTAGCCACATTTGCGCTATTAGGGTCAGTCGGGGACCCCAGTTCTGTTATTACATTCAACTAAATGGGGAGCAATGAATTATTGATTGATAATTGAAAACACAGAAGAAATTAACCGACCTTTCTGGTACCCCCAGTAATATCTACATTAAAATTGTCAGTATCACAGATCGGATAAGGCTGCCCATTGCGTTGATAAAAGTTCACAGTGAAGCACGTGGTTTGACCTACCGGGTGCGGCAAATTCCACTTGAAATGCACCTTCAAGGAGACATTTAATGagagaaaatcaataattaagtagaaaacacaaaaaccTTGCAGTTAGATGGATGGAGGTACTTTCCAGTGACATACTGCAATAAGGTATGCTTGGCTTCCGGAGCTAAGGACGGCTGCGTCATGGCTGCTAGTGTGACCAGTCCAGCTACAGATACTGAAACCACCAACATGCCACCTAGAAACACCCCTCAATCAATGAAGATTTGAATAAACACTCCGTTACGGAATACCCCATGTCCAAGCGTCCTGATGGTTGCTGCTCTTCACCACCTCCGACCACAGATCAGCCTTCAATCTGTCCAGGTCCCCTTTGGAGGTCGGCAACGATTGCCGGACTGCCGACCAATCGCCTacgtctttgttgaagacctGCTTAGCCTTGTTATCCTCCAGCCAATAAGCGTCCTCCAATCGGGTCACTCCAACTGCTAACAACCTGGCCAAGTAGCCTTGCAGGCCATGCCTGGCCAACCAGTGGCGCAACACCAAGCGCTGTTGCAGGGCAGCAGCTGCTTCGCGAAGACGCTGCTCATCGGGGGCTGGGAGTTCCGGCAGCTCTTCGGGTTGGGCAGCAAGGGATATACCTGGTAAAAACGGAGTGGTACAAGTTATATTTAGCCGATGATAATTTGAGCGCCGGTAATTAGGCCATCTCACTCCTAGGGCAGACGTTTGGGAAAACTGGAATGAGAGCTTTCTCTGAACTTGAGCGCCCATGACGCGAGGATGGCGATTTTCTAATGGTTTAGTTGGCTAGAATTTCTAGTCTGAATGTTTGCCATCTGTTCGGCGAAGTTTAAGGGAAAATGCGAGCCCTAAACTTGGCAGAGAAGCTTGTATATATAAACTTTGTCCCAGTTTCGGTTAATTGCTGGCACGGTCTTGATTCGCGCAGAACAAACCAGTTGTTACATGAGGAACGTTCATAAATCGTGCTGCGACAAGGCAGGATACATTTACCTCCCAGGAAATGAGAACGAAACGAAAGGGTGTAAACGGCAACTTAAAATGTATCATAATATATCATATTTCGCATTGGAAGTCGGCCGAAATTCTCGCTTTGCCCAGACGCAGCAAGTTGCGACAATTACAGCATAATGGAAAATGTACGGTTCAAATTGAATGAAACCTTGACAAGGTAGCAATTATCCGTTATAATCCCAAAACACGCGCTACGTGACACTGCAGAATAATTCGATATTTCGAAACAAAAATGGAACATGCCACCGCTGACCTCATTAATAGTCAGTGTTGGCACAAGGAAAGTTCACTTGCCCCATCCATTATGGATAGTAACAACAAATCCAGAACTTATCGATCCTAGACATGCCGTTTTCTCCATCGATTCTCGattatatttgtaaataattaataatcgGGTGTTCCTAAGACACTTACCAGAAGACACACTGTTGGACGGGTGCATGGTCATTCCGATTGAGCATATTTCGTTTTCGTCGTCGAAAATGCCGGACATGATTCTCGGTACTTACAACTATCTGATATGGTAATTTCTAATGGACGATTTGTGTGATATAAGAACTATTTCTTGTACTAATCGATTTCATCacaaaaacagattttttgaaatcagCTTCGCGCTGTACCCCACGGGAAAAAGGCTTTGATGACCTGCTTATTCGTTACAGCCTAAAAATCATCCAGGGGAAAAAATTGTGCGCCCATGCAGAGATTTATGAATGCTGGAATTTCAGCGCCACTCTGGGAATTGCTCTGAAGTGGTGTTTGGCTTAGGCAGAGAGGCACAAGAAGTATAGAGAATTTCCACAAACGCCGGATTCCTtggattattaattaaacctGCCCCAAGGGAAACACTATAAAGCTGCATTCACTTGAAACTGAAGTTGGGAATACACTGGAAATCAATGAGCAATCATTACTCTTACATGAGTAATGATAACAAATGAGCAAGGTCAGAAGGGAAATTAATATTCCTGGCTTCAACATCGCATTTTAAGTGATCCATTACTTCCATTAGGTCCTCGATTAAGTCAAACTCCGAGCCAAAAAGGGATATGGATTTTTCGATAATGGACTGAGGAAGTTGATAAATGGCCACGAAGATTGATCGTTGGTCAATGAATTTTAATGCGaattaataatgtttaaaGAAGATAcacgaaaaaaacttttttaaacaatttggaGAATAAGGGAAACTTTTTGAAGTGGAGCGGTTGAACTTTTCGGAAGAAACCGCGGTAGACACGCGCGCTTCGGACAGGGCTCCGGATCTGGCCAGTCGTCGGGACGCCGTGGCAAAGACTGCTGCAGCCCCGGGGTCTTCCAACAATGGATACGCGACGCAGTGACGTCATACATTTCCACGTTGCAGAACGACGAAGCGAAGACCCCTGCTGGGTGTTAGGCTAATGGGCCACTTAGAGCTTTACCTCTAATCGCTCTAATTGTCCAACTGAGGCAGGGTTAATAAATGGCTGTTACGTGATAAGGGGTGATTgtgcttttaaaattaataattttgagtcCCTTAGGAATCGGGCAAAACAAACACGAATCTTTTGAGTTTTGATTTGCGGAATATGGACTGAATACAAATGAGTCCGAATGGGAGTGAAGGTGctgaaacttgaaaaattgaaacagtCAATTTACCCTAATGGGATGCTTCTGAAACTTCCGGTTTTATGTTGAAGGGAATATTGCCCTTTTTAGGGTATTTGCAGCTCGCTACTTTGCAGTCCTCGCTATCACTCAAGCCGGGAATTTAAACCTCGCTGCAGAAATAAACAGGAAGATGGATTAGGTTCACTCTAAGTGGAGGTGTCTAAATATCTATTAAAGAGCACTCAAAAAATTCTGTTTGCAGATTTTAATAACATTGAGGGAAAATCTGATGGTTGGATCTATAAAGGTGCATTTAAAAGCTCACAACATTGGATGTGAAATTGCCACTGAGTCGCCGTTGGGCTGCCATCAATGATTAACTAATTTTACGTTAACACTCGTAGCAAATCCACAGGATGGCGTGGTCGTCGAATACCTtgcgaatcaccctgtatatgagcATTGGGAATTGGGTACCCTTGTAACATCAGGACATTTATTGCGGAAGTGAAAGTTTGGGAAATTCAGGCTTAAGAGACCCATGAGTTAGCAATTCTCAGCCTTTAAATATATTGTATTTGAATTGGGTGGATTGATAATAGTCCTCAACTGTAACTCGAGGTTTACTATAGGCATTTAAAACTCATAGGTAGCTATAAAAACTCaaaggaataatttttgaatatgagTTCAcactcaaaaattaattcatataTCCCAATTTCCATTCACTCAGGAGGTGTACTACAGTTTATTCCTCCTCCTTGCCTAATAttacacaattaaaaaaaccattttctgttttaaataaaattcttgcaTGTGTTTATTCCACTCAAAATCTCCCTCTTTTATCGATTTTCGCCCACCTCTGTACATATTAATCTTTTACCTTACAAAGATAATCACTCAACTATGCTCAGATCTTGGCatgatttatttgttttaatcttAGATAAAATAACCCACCAATACTTACCTAACAAAGGACTCCTGGACTGCTATATAGCTGTCAGCTAATGAATATAAGTACTGGTGCTTGGGCACTTGCACTTcacacatttaaatattattatcaatCAATAAAGTTGTGGATTGATTGATTAATTGTTATGTttcaataacttaaaaaagatAAGGAAGTGAAGCTATTATTGTGGTGGTTTTTGGCATACATTAAATGCTACTTAATTAgctgaattaatttgaaggAGACAAAAAGAAACGTGTCTGGGTTCCCAACTTGCATTGTCCCTGTTCAATTGTTGCTTTGTGCTCCTACATTCCTGAGTGACCCTTAAGTGTATTGGAgttaaatgtttgtttaaacacaaaataaacttATCATAATTCGAAAGGAAAGCTTACCGTTTCCTCTGAAAGCGACAACGTGCCTTTCCAGCCCGAACTCTTTAAGCCACTTTAGCACATACTGTTCTAGAGACTCTTTCACGTTTTTGGACAAAGAAGCTCGAAAACTAAAATAGATTGTGgggataaaaataataaatgaaattgctAACAATTTGACTTTGGCACTGTTctgcataataataattactgtggtgtttacattttaaaaacgcGAATAATGGGATGATTCTTGTCAGGAAACTTATgtgaaaataatcaaagaacAGCTGATTTTGATTGATTAGTGTTTTTGAAAGgaatcaataattaataactgtCGCGACATCTGTTGATGAAAGTTGATAATATtacaatttgatttaaaatgtcTATTGTTCTCCATCTGGTAATGGGAGTTTTTATACAATTTACATTAGAGGGCGCAGAAATACCactgattaaaattgaacgaTCTAATGTTTGAGGTTTTgttatcatttaaaatataatttcttatttatgctttgtatttaaaattgttaagtaATTAGaagatataataaaaaaattcgtcaTAAGTTTCAGGTTTTAAATGCCTCAGACAAAGTTCTTTTAACAGTAGCATTTCGGAGTCCAAAATCTAGTAGATAGTCGCTCTATCAAGGGGGCTTTTATTGGCcccaaattcaaaatacattcTAATTCAATTGCATTTGGTAAGTTCTTTAATCAACCTTCCTTATCTACTTTAATGCTGCTTGGGTCAGATCTTAATTCTACAAGATTTCTGTTTTGCCATTAACCATAGCCTTTATGCATGttatcaaaaatgattttcattaaatctaCATGAATTCTAATGGGTAGCGTGCATACAAAGCTCcaactgtatatttttacctAAATATATTAACacttttcaacttttattttatcttaattttaatataaagtatgattaaaagaattttcaagttgTCTCTCCTCCCTGATCTTCGTCTGCAATAACAGACATTCAAGCACTCCGATTCTAACGTCCATGTCAACAATTTCAGCCTTAACCTTTACTATGGTTTTCTTGATGTTCACTAGAGGAGCTAAACAGAACAAAAACACATAATCACCCTTACTTTTTGTTGTGTAAGAACATACTTCCGTCAGTCATGGAGCTTCCACGTTCTTCCATTTGCTGCTTTATAGATTCCACTTTGTCATTTAGGTTGTTGAGCTCCCGGTTTCTCTCAGCAACCCCTGTGCTAATGCTTCGATATTTCTCtttgatttttgataattgATCTTGCAAAGTCcttatttttatatagaaaaatgtCAATCATactcgttttattttaaatatacattatTTACCTGTAATTGTCTAAAACAGTTTCCAGTTCTCTATTTAAGTACTTCTCTCTGTTCCCAATTTTGTCTAATGTGGAGCTGATTTCTTTATGCAACTTTTCCAGTTGGGTTTTGGTGGGTGTTAAAGTCTCATCTAtgctatttttgtaatttctcATTTGTTCCAGATGGGACCTAAAACCACATTTTAATTACCAATTTTCTCAATCAATCCAAAAATACTACCTCCAATCCCTGTTTTCATTCTTAATTGTAACTTTCAGTAGAGGGAGAACCTTTTCTACCTCCAATTTCCAACTCTCTTCATCAATGTTACTTTTTAAGTCAATTTGGTGTAATTCACTTTTTCTCTAAATCTCATTTTCATGTACTATTGACTAACAACATGAACACACAAACTTACTGGCTTGATATTATctaattgaaatatattttcatcatCAGAATCATCAGAATAAGCTGCAATCATCTCTTCCTCAACTCTGTCTAAATTAAGTTCAGATTCATCATCAATAATTTCAGTTTCTTGCTCCTTTTCTTCAGGTGGATTCGGCCTGAATTAACACATATTCTAGTATGAGTGACTTGGAGGAGATTCAAAAGAAACTGGTCAGTTTTTGCGAAATACTACCCCAGCATGTCGAAACATGGAAGGATGCTTTAGCAGCTATGCAAGACCCTTTAAGGGCcttatgcaacttttgcgaacAATTGCGTGCGGTGGAAGAGGCTCATATAAtgtatatagaaaattttgaaatcatcCAGAGAGACTTGCAAGTAAAAATATTAGGTGTATATCCACCTCAAGAAGGGAACTAAATAGTTGCTTTACAAGAACAAATTGTAGGTCATATAGAAGAGGAATTAGAGGCTTTAAAACCCTGCTTAGGGAGATTTAATAAATGCAATCacgacttaaaaaataaattggcaaGCCTGGAAAGGGCCACAATAGATTTAGATTGGGATTTGAAATCTCCACTTTTACAGGGCAGCCCCATCCAGCCACCCCTAGCCAAATTATTGCAAATGGCATATGAGTTTTGGATATTCTTCTCAGAAGCTTCAAAGGATATAAATAATAAGCTGAAAACAATTAATGTTAGGGATGAAAAGTCGATGGATGAGTGCCAAAAGGCCTTAAATGTGAATTTAGTAGATAATAATAAAGTGTATCCTCTTTTGGCAATAACCCAGTATGTAATAAATGAAAAGGCTGTGGTGTGAATCAGATATGTCTTACATTTGAAACTTCAGGTTTTGCTTTGTGATGGCAACATTGGCTAGAAAATCCAGAACCTCAATAACCTGCTCCCCCAATCCTTGTTTCAATTTATTCGCAGAGAAACCTACTTGCATTCccttcaaaatttcctttataaAGTCTGATTTATTTCACTCAAAGATTGCATTACCATTTCCTTTACTGTACTCAAAATGGTATCGATAGTAGTGTTTGGATCATCAAATTCTTGAGGAGTAGAAAATTGTTTACCAGCTTTCCTAATCAGCCACGCCGCTAGTATAGTGAAGAGGTAGAACTGTTCTCCACTGTTTTTTGTTACCACAAAGTAATATCtattaaacataaaatgaaaattatggaGTGAAAGGATAGATAGgtgaaaaatgtaatatttctaTTGCATTTTACGTACTTGTGTATGGGTTTGAGTTTTATTTCACTCAAAAAGTCCACTTCGTAGTTGAGTAATTTGAGTTTGTCGAGCAAGTACTCCATTGCTACAAATGCAGTGAAAGTGTTTTCTTGTTCTTTTTCTGAGAATATTTTAGGTCCAATACGAATcatttttacagatttttaaGTCGTGAACTTTTTGGATTTTGTAGAATAATTGAAGCTAAAGGTTCGTAGatcaattgattaattttcattgtttgtatcgtaattttgaaatttggcgGATAAAATCACATGACTGTCACTGACTATTTAATTAGTGTAGAATGAATGTATCCTAGTCATTCTTTATTCGGCGGTGATAGAGAAGGATGAAACCATTCTTGGTTTACGTCAAAAGTGACGGACGTCTAACCTcgaaaatggattttaaaCATAACCTCAATCTTTgttttgatttcattaaattaaaatatgaaatgtgattttcaaaactgGATCTAAATATAAAAGAACTTCAAAATGAACAACTTTTACGCAATATTGGATTGTGCACCGAATGCAACTGCTGCAGAAATCAAGAGAAACTACCAACGTTTGGT is a window encoding:
- the LOC136347899 gene encoding apoptosis-resistant E3 ubiquitin protein ligase 1-like isoform X1, with the protein product MQNSAKVKLLAISFIIFIPTIYFSFRASLSKNVKESLEQYVLKWLKEFGLERHVVAFRGNGISLAAQPEELPELPAPDEQRLREAAAALQQRLVLRHWLARHGLQGYLARLLAVGVTRLEDAYWLEDNKAKQVFNKDVGDWSAVRQSLPTSKGDLDRLKADLWSEVVKSSNHQDAWTWGGMLVVSVSVAGLVTLAAMTQPSLAPEAKHTLLQYVTGKYLHPSNCKVHFKWNLPHPVGQTTCFTVNFYQRNGQPYPICDTDNFNVDITGGTRKLNVITELGSPTDPNSANVAKVMFTVRHAGQYRVSVMVNNHHVAGSPFFTAFVAGPAYAQRTVVIRHCSTVVCTASVAHLLYIEPRDEYGNICKYDSDRTPTEGYLVQIAPLGAASQNSIMDCEDNYSVTLDYDWNTNRVSVQLKFAKEGCYHATIKYNGMELHNGDFDIIVLNSVDSTLVQKNVAIKSHNICYDAKLISVKGDLLVKPKKVLCYVSPKQLIVKELILRFIPKRLFTFRLCPSTKFIFQSETLKLTDKGNDSFLIDDGCQPRVELISKERNVIAATFAQFLLKNMGGSETFKDKQDFFYHEVRKYHQKHYREKLAMEVKRDKLLESSMKSTKNFSVSDWCKNFEITFSGEQGIDWGGLRREWFELICAQLFDAKHGLFCSFHEGQQSLVHPNPNRPPSLKLKHYEFAGKVVGKCLYETALGGSYRQLVRARFTRSFLAQVIGLRVHYKYFEQDDPDLYLTKIKYLLENNIDEIETEVYFVEEEYDHTGQLDRAVELVPNGTKIRVKDCTKLQYLDALAQYKLATKVKDELEAFLKGLNELIPDNLLSIFDENELELLLCGTGQYSSADLRAHHVLNGDSSEFRRVVGWFWAAVGNFTQEEIARLLQFVTGCSQLPAGGFAELTPRFQITAAPTFGNLPTAHTCFNQLCLPDYDSYEHFEKALLLAISEGTEGFGMV
- the IFT57 gene encoding intraflagellar transport protein 57 homolog, translating into MIRIGPKIFSEKEQENTFTAFVAMEYLLDKLKLLNYEVDFLSEIKLKPIHKYYFVVTKNSGEQFYLFTILAAWLIRKAGKQFSTPQEFDDPNTTIDTILSTVKEMGMQVGFSANKLKQGLGEQVIEVLDFLANVAITKQNLKFQMPNPPEEKEQETEIIDDESELNLDRVEEEMIAAYSDDSDDENIFQLDNIKPRKSELHQIDLKSNIDEESWKLEVEKVLPLLKVTIKNENRDWRSHLEQMRNYKNSIDETLTPTKTQLEKLHKEISSTLDKIGNREKYLNRELETVLDNYRTLQDQLSKIKEKYRSISTGVAERNRELNNLNDKVESIKQQMEERGSSMTDGTPLVNIKKTIVKVKAEIVDMDVRIGVLECLLLQTKIREERQLENSFNHTLY
- the LOC136347899 gene encoding apoptosis-resistant E3 ubiquitin protein ligase 1-like isoform X3, translated to MLVVSVSVAGLVTLAAMTQPSLAPEAKHTLLQYVTGKYLHPSNCKVHFKWNLPHPVGQTTCFTVNFYQRNGQPYPICDTDNFNVDITGGTRKLNVITELGSPTDPNSANVAKVMFTVRHAGQYRVSVMVNNHHVAGSPFFTAFVAGPAYAQRTVVIRHCSTVVCTASVAHLLYIEPRDEYGNICKYDSDRTPTEGYLVQIAPLGAASQNSIMDCEDNYSVTLDYDWNTNRVSVQLKFAKEGCYHATIKYNGMELHNGDFDIIVLNSVDSTLVQKNVAIKSHNICYDAKLISVKGDLLVKPKKVLCYVSPKQLIVKELILRFIPKRLFTFRLCPSTKFIFQSETLKLTDKGNDSFLIDDGCQPRVELISKERNVIAATFAQFLLKNMGGSETFKDKQDFFYHEVRKYHQKHYREKLAMEVKRDKLLESSMKSTKNFSVSDWCKNFEITFSGEQGIDWGGLRREWFELICAQLFDAKHGLFCSFHEGQQSLVHPNPNRPPSLKLKHYEFAGKVVGKCLYETALGGSYRQLVRARFTRSFLAQVIGLRVHYKYFEQDDPDLYLTKIKYLLENNIDEIETEVYFVEEEYDHTGQLDRAVELVPNGTKIRVKDCTKLQYLDALAQYKLATKVKDELEAFLKGLNELIPDNLLSIFDENELEAFQLLLCGTGQYSSADLRAHHVLNGDSSEFRRVVGWFWAAVGNFTQEEIARLLQFVTGCSQLPAGGFAELTPRFQITAAPTFGNLPTAHTCFNQLCLPDYDSYEHFEKALLLAISEGTEGFGMV
- the LOC136347899 gene encoding apoptosis-resistant E3 ubiquitin protein ligase 1-like isoform X2, with translation MSGIFDDENEICSIGMTMHPSNSVSSGISLAAQPEELPELPAPDEQRLREAAAALQQRLVLRHWLARHGLQGYLARLLAVGVTRLEDAYWLEDNKAKQVFNKDVGDWSAVRQSLPTSKGDLDRLKADLWSEVVKSSNHQDAWTWGGMLVVSVSVAGLVTLAAMTQPSLAPEAKHTLLQYVTGKYLHPSNCKVHFKWNLPHPVGQTTCFTVNFYQRNGQPYPICDTDNFNVDITGGTRKLNVITELGSPTDPNSANVAKVMFTVRHAGQYRVSVMVNNHHVAGSPFFTAFVAGPAYAQRTVVIRHCSTVVCTASVAHLLYIEPRDEYGNICKYDSDRTPTEGYLVQIAPLGAASQNSIMDCEDNYSVTLDYDWNTNRVSVQLKFAKEGCYHATIKYNGMELHNGDFDIIVLNSVDSTLVQKNVAIKSHNICYDAKLISVKGDLLVKPKKVLCYVSPKQLIVKELILRFIPKRLFTFRLCPSTKFIFQSETLKLTDKGNDSFLIDDGCQPRVELISKERNVIAATFAQFLLKNMGGSETFKDKQDFFYHEVRKYHQKHYREKLAMEVKRDKLLESSMKSTKNFSVSDWCKNFEITFSGEQGIDWGGLRREWFELICAQLFDAKHGLFCSFHEGQQSLVHPNPNRPPSLKLKHYEFAGKVVGKCLYETALGGSYRQLVRARFTRSFLAQVIGLRVHYKYFEQDDPDLYLTKIKYLLENNIDEIETEVYFVEEEYDHTGQLDRAVELVPNGTKIRVKDCTKLQYLDALAQYKLATKVKDELEAFLKGLNELIPDNLLSIFDENELEAFQLLLCGTGQYSSADLRAHHVLNGDSSEFRRVVGWFWAAVGNFTQEEIARLLQFVTGCSQLPAGGFAELTPRFQITAAPTFGNLPTAHTCFNQLCLPDYDSYEHFEKALLLAISEGTEGFGMV
- the LOC136347915 gene encoding uncharacterized protein, whose translation is MSDLEEIQKKLVSFCEILPQHVETWKDALAAMQDPLRALCNFCEQLRAVEEAHIMYIENFEIIQRDLQVKILGHIEEELEALKPCLGRFNKCNHDLKNKLASLERATIDLDWDLKSPLLQGSPIQPPLAKLLQMAYEFWIFFSEASKDINNKLKTINVRDEKSMDECQKALNVNLVDNNKVYPLLAITQYVINEKAVV